The nucleotide sequence AAATTGTGGAGAGTTTGAAGGCTGTGAATATTTATAATTTGGGTAGCAGCTTGAGATTATTTGACGAACAGGAGGAGGTGGGAAGGGAAAAGAGAAGAATGTGTCGAAGTAACCAGACGAGTGTCGAAGTTTCCAGAGATACCTCAAATTTTGTGGGCTCAAATTACATTATAAAGGCCCAAATTGATGTACCCAAAAATAAGGGCCCAACTAAAAGCCCAACCAATTTCAATTCTGTGGAAAGGTCCGGCCGTTTGCGTTGGATTTCATCAGTAAGCCATTAATTTagaatccggatcctctttcTGATTCTAGAAATCTGTCAAtcatgttcgttcatcgtatattatgcagtcagaaattattttaaatatttttatttaaaattaaacacaaacagtatttgacaaaaactgactgcACAATGTATAATGAACGTACATGATTCACGAATCTCCAAAATCCTCGCTAGAAGAATCCAAAGAGAATCCTATTAGATTAATTTAAACAAGGGACGTGTAGGCGTGTAGCTCACGTGATTAATAGCATTTACTTGCACCATTGTCGTTTGAGACAGTAGAAGGATaagcaccaaaacaatggaGAACACCACATGGGAGCAAAAATTGAATGCCCTAACCCACATCCTAAGCAACCCAACAACCGCGCCATCTCTCCACTCCCAGCTCGTCATCGCCACCCAAATTCTCCTCCTACCTCAACTGTGACTACCCTCCCATCCACCTCCAATttgccctctctctctttctcaaacCGGAGTAGGGCTCCCCCAGACCTCCTGGAGGTCCAAGTGCCCTTACCACCATCCCCCGCCATTGGTTCTTGCAAAGGGTGGAGAGGAAGCTCAGTGGGGTGAGGACCAGAGGATAGAGAGGTTtaagaagaggatgaggagaaAACGACTTGGCAGTGATGTGAATCCTGTGCTTGGTATTTTGGCTCCCAATATGTTATTGTTTTCCCTTCTGCTTTGGAAACCTTATCCGGCGCAgcgtaatgctagggagacaaaatttgaaaactaaattttggaaactaaggtcatctccaaccaaatAGTGCAGAGGGCCAGATGGTCGAAAATAGCTTGAATATCGTCTACAACCTAGGGTTAGGCTAAATGGCCCCACATAATCGAAAATGACCAAAAGGCTATTGATgtcacattatttagtttataaatttaattttcgtAACATTACCCTATCCGGAAAGTCAGATAAATTTAAGGTAAGGAACTTTCGTGCCACATTACACTTTCGCTGAAGACACATAATGATCCCTGCATTTCGAGCCCACCGACTTGCGCCTGTGTGGGATCCGAAGAGTTTTTTCTTGTGACTGGGCGCGGACGAGTGAAATGGCCCGAAAGTCCCCGCTCAATAATCTATCATACAAGTGGTTTTTGTTAATCTTATCTTAATAATATATCTGGGTTTCTGGGAAATCTGTGTTTTATTAATGTTTTTGGGATGCATAAAAGAATGTATTTGTACTAGCTTCGCTTTCTGCTGAAATTAGTAGTCTTTTTACAGATATGTATTGTTTATTTTGAGTGATTAGCTCTTCCCACTTAACCTTACAGAACTCAACTctgcaagaaaaattaaatgaagGGGACAACAAGAAAAcagtcaagaaaaaaaaaacaatgattgGTGTTATCCGTTGTAAAAGGGATGTGTAGATAGCACTATCCAAAATAATAGCAAGTAGGAATGGAGAACATTACCAATTATCGATTGTATATCTATtgtgtttatcttttttttttacataatacGTTAGTAAGCATGGAAAAGATAAATTACACGATGTACAACTGATTGCAAGACACATTCTGTTTAAAAACACACGTTGAAAGAGAGACATGAGAGATGAGATGAGACACATAAGAGCACATAAGAGCGATGGACACAAATAAATATACAACCGATTGCCAAACAAATTAATGTCCAAAGGGCAAACTTTGAAGGACGAAAACTATGCTCCCGCTAATCGTGCaacataaagaaaaagaaaaagaaaagtgaactaaacataaagaaaaagaaaagggaattggGTGCTTTGTCAAACACAAACGTTGACAAAAGCATCTTTCACTGTTTAATTATATTCCCCCGAATCTAAGGAATGCTGGTGGTTGAGGAAAAAGAATAATCCTAagaggtgtgatatccacaaacccattttacttctcacacaccttttgataatttctgtccattgatcttcttcaattcatccgattcgacggccgaaaattaaaaaggtgtgtaaaaagtaaaatgatatgtgtgaatatcacacccctaaccCTAATTTTCTTTCCATTAAAAAATGATCACGAGCAAACaaggttttttgttttatgagaataagaaataaacgtTTATCGTACGCATAACTCTTTGTTTCGATTGAGAaaggaagagggaggaagagagagagggctgAGTGGGCCACCTTTGCATCAATTAGTTGATTCAATCTGCAACTGCTATAACCAAACAATGACCTAACTCTCGGATGGCTACTCACATTAGTTGGCAAACACCACTTGCCACATGCTAAACTTCAATACCAAATACCAGCGCCATTGTAGGTCACTGGTTACTAAGACTCTTCAATATTTATGAAAACCTTGATGTGAAATTTGGGtcatcttctttcttgcttGTGTGGATAAGTTGAGAGCGGCTGTCTTGTGATTTGGCTCGGCCAAATACCAAAGCCGATCAGGTTTAGGTTTTCAGTgttggagaaggagaaaaggaatGTGCATAAGTTATTTCTATAAGAGTTGAGAAACAGGTTTTCTTTGTAATCCCAAtcagtttaggattaggaaataATTTAGTTTCCCTTATTCTAAAAGGATTTAGACATTCTATACTTGTAAGTCATGTAACCATCGGTCTATGTACTATAAATAGGCTTGCTAAGCGCTGCTTATGCACACGAACAATATAGAAAATATAAGGGTAGATAGCCAAGAGTTCTTTATCCAAAGCAAGGTTTTGGCTTTTCAATAAGTTCTTATAACTAGGTTGTTATTCTTCATAGTACAAGTGATTTCTTAAGAGAGATCACACGAGGAGTAGGCAAAGTTCGCCGAACCTAGCTAAATTCTTTATGTTTTATGTGGCATGTTTACTTTGTGTTCTTATATTTGTATAGCATCATCTTTTAAGTTTGTATAACATCAGAGACAGTTGATAAACAAGATCAACTGAGACAATCGATAAACAAGATCAACTAAAGAGGATTAAAATCTATCAGATATACACTTATGTGTCTTTCCCGCTCCTCATGTAATATGAGTCTATCCACATTGCAAGTAAGTCTGTCTCCGTCAACCAATTACTTTAGGAAATCTAAGTATGCAGGCAATTACATAAAACCAACTTACATAATGTGAAATCATCTATAAGTTAATTAAAGACAATGTTGTGTGAGATTTTTTCACCACTTGTGGTTGCTTTTTCAAAGGTTTTATTTACTGCTTTTTTCTGTCTTTATTTTCTGGTAGGAAGGTGCTAAATAGGCTTTTGCTTTTACAAAATCAACACCAATGATACCATGtacctcttctttttcttccttcctttCTTTTGGCTTTTGTGAAATGGTCTAGGGTTTTTGGTGGtgcatatacaaatacaatCAACAAGGAAGCTTCCTTTAACCTTCCACCCTTTTCCTTTgaaattatgactttaaaaaataaataaaatgtgaatgatggaattgaagaagatataacgaaccacaaaaacttcaacatCATCTTTATTTTTTCACTATTTTCTGGTGACAATTTAATAATTTAGTAGTTGGGATCTAAATATTAGCAGATGAGATTGTTGGTCACTATTTTTGGACCATATAAAAGATGAGATTGTTATGAACTATCTCTATCTCTAATTGCATTTCAGTTTTGtatttatgcaacttaaatATTCCAACTAACACAAGAAAAATCCACTTAAAACAAAGTTAAATTACAGAAACCAATATCTTGCATTGTCACGTTAACTCAAGCTTAGCACGTAGACAATACAAACAGGATGACGTGGAGCACTGTGGCGCGACAATCTGCTCTAATACATCAAGAAAGTTGatgttccaccataaaaccaattgccAATATGGGGAGTAACCCAACTTATATATAAGCTCATGCAAAGTATGTCCTTCCATCAATGtaagattcattctcaacattaCACATGTATGTGCGTGATTGACTAAGGATAGTGTTAgtcacacacccatttttacctcatacacacattttttttttaatttgtggtgattgatcttcttcaactcATGCTCCGACGgttaaaaattaagaagaatatgtgaaaagtaaaaataagcgTTTGAATAACACTACTTTTAACTAAAAATACCGTCACAGTTGCATCCACCGTCTAGGTTAGAACATGAATCATTAACTCCACAATCCAGCATAATTACATGGCCACGTCAATGATGTATATGGGGTCGATCACGCTTCTCCTCTGGCACCATTTAGAATTTATTTCCAAATTATCCTTTGTCATATTTCCAATTTATTTTTCCCCTCAGCCTTCGCATTGGGGAACATCATGAGCACCCTCAATTAAAGTTAACATTCCCTTATCAATTGTGTTAGATGGGTTCTCGTTGTCCTCATTCATCTTATATCATGTTTTTGGTTTTCTTGGAATGAAACAAAAATCAATGGTCATAACTCATAAGCATAATTCTATTAGCAAGTGCTTATTACATACTCTATAAATTTCGATGGAGCTGCTCTACGAGCACATTTCTTATATCAGCACTGATTCGGTAAATATTTTTCTGAGAAGTGTTTTACAAATAAAACGAAAACGTGGATAATCAAAATGACTAAACACTTTATTGATTAACCTAAAAGCATGTGTGTATTGTTGAAGTTGGATTAACCTAAACAACACTAATAGTTGGATTAACCTaaaagcatgtgtgtgtgcgcgcgtgtTTTAAGGATAAAATACAAAACTCATTAACTGGAAAAGAAACAGAGTACTCAATATTGTTGAAGTTGCATACCAAAGTGGGGACCACAAACCATCACTAATCCTCCACCCGATTTGCACCTAATGAGTTGAAAAAATTGGTTGAGAAATAAGAAAAAGTATGTGCCGGAACACAGTTCGGTATATTAAGTATATTAAGTATTATGGTAAAAATGGTtggatacttgaaaaaaaaattatgtctcTCTATATAAACAATGCACTGCCCGCTAGGTCTCCCTCCACTATAACACTCCCACTCTTCACACCTCACAATTCAGAGCAGCTGCCTCCCACAACAATAGCCACTTAtggctcctcctcctcccaaattcttctctctcctcttcctcctctctctcctcctcttctcTCTCCAAGCTCAAGCCAGAGAGAGCCAATTCTTTAGCAAAGTTTCCAGTTCTAACAACAACAATGTGAAGGAATCAGAGCTCACAAAAACAGAGACTCCAAAAACAGAGTCTCCAGAAACAGAGCTCCCAAAAACAGAGTCCCCAGTTTTCAAGCTAGAGCAAGAGCAAGAGCCAACTTTCATTCCAGAGACTCAAAACGGATACGGCCTCTACGGTCATGAGTCCGTCCAGCTGCCTCCCTCCACCACAACCAACGGTGAACCCTACAAGTACAcacccaacaacaacaacaacaacctgCCCTATACGGCCGAGGCAGAGAAGCAGCACAATACAAAGTACCCCGACAGATACAACAACCACTACAATCCCAACAAAAACAATTACTACTACAACGGGAACAAGTTCGAGGCCAACCCTAATGGCCTCAGTGACACGAAGTTTGCTGAGAGCAGCTATACCACCACCACTGCCACCCCCAACAACTACCAGAGCAACAACAACTTTGAGGCCAATCCTAATGGCCTGAGCAACACGAGGTTCGCTCAGAGCAGCTACACTACCACACCCAGCAACTACCAGTACAACAACAACTTTGAGGCCAATCCTAATGGCCTGAGCGACACGAGGTTCGCTCAGAGCAGCTACACTACCACCCCCAGCAACTACCAGAACAACAACAACTTTGAGGCCAATCCTAATGGCCTGAGCGACACGAGGTTCGCTCAAAGCAGCTACACCGCCACCCCAAACAACTACCAGAACAACAACTACTACAATGTTGAGAAGCAGGGAATGAGTGACACCAGGTTTTTGGAGAACGGCAAGTACTACTACGACCCGAGAAGCCAGAGCAACTACAACCAGAACCAGTACGGAAACTCTAGGGTGGCCGAATCAAAAAATTGGTACAACAACAGGGGCAATTACGGCAACGGAAATGCGAACCAGAACACCTATAACTCCATGGAAGAGTACCAGAATGAGGAGGAGTTCCAAGAGAGTGAAGATCAGTTCGTGCCATGAGACTTGTTTTGAGTAGTACCACTTTGCTGTgttttgatatatatatttgtggtaATATGTTTTAATCGAAAAGAACGTGATTAAAGATAGATTATTGTCTCTCTTTCTGCATAAAAATGCTTCAGTGTTCATGCTTTGAAAAAGCTTGAGTTTGTGGACTGTGAAAGAGTGAAGAAAATGTATATCAGCTTCTCCCTACAAGGTATTTTGTTTCAACTCCTTGATTTGCCAATTTGGTTGGTACCTTTTATTGTAAAAGAGTTGGTTATGC is from Malus sylvestris chromosome 5, drMalSylv7.2, whole genome shotgun sequence and encodes:
- the LOC126622292 gene encoding protein E6-like isoform X3, which produces MAPPPPKFFSLLFLLSLLLFSLQAQARESQFFSKVSSSNNNNVKESELTKTETPKTESPETELPKTESPVFKLEQEQEPTFIPETQNGYGLYGHESVQLPPSTTTNGEPYKYTPNNNNNNLPYTAEAEKQHNTKYPDRYNNHYNPNKNNYYYNGNKFEANPNGLSDTKFAQSSYTTTPSNYQYNNNFEANPNGLSDTRFAQSSYTTTPSNYQNNNNFEANPNGLSDTRFAQSSYTATPNNYQNNNYYNVEKQGMSDTRFLENGKYYYDPRSQSNYNQNQYGNSRVAESKNWYNNRGNYGNGNANQNTYNSMEEYQNEEEFQESEDQFVP
- the LOC126622292 gene encoding protein E6-like isoform X4: MAPPPPKFFSLLFLLSLLLFSLQAQARESQFFSKVSSSNNNNVKESELTKTETPKTESPETELPKTESPVFKLEQEQEPTFIPETQNGYGLYGHESVQLPPSTTTNGEPYKYTPNNNNNNLPYTAEAEKQHNTKYPDRYNNHYNPNKNNYYYNGNKFEANPNGLSDTKFAQSSYTTTPSNYQNNNNFEANPNGLSDTRFAQSSYTATPNNYQNNNYYNVEKQGMSDTRFLENGKYYYDPRSQSNYNQNQYGNSRVAESKNWYNNRGNYGNGNANQNTYNSMEEYQNEEEFQESEDQFVP
- the LOC126622292 gene encoding protein E6-like isoform X2 produces the protein MAPPPPKFFSLLFLLSLLLFSLQAQARESQFFSKVSSSNNNNVKESELTKTETPKTESPETELPKTESPVFKLEQEQEPTFIPETQNGYGLYGHESVQLPPSTTTNGEPYKYTPNNNNNNLPYTAEAEKQHNTKYPDRYNNHYNPNKNNYYYNGNKFEANPNGLSDTKFAESSYTTTTATPNNYQSNNNFEANPNGLSNTRFAQSSYTTTPSNYQNNNNFEANPNGLSDTRFAQSSYTATPNNYQNNNYYNVEKQGMSDTRFLENGKYYYDPRSQSNYNQNQYGNSRVAESKNWYNNRGNYGNGNANQNTYNSMEEYQNEEEFQESEDQFVP
- the LOC126622292 gene encoding protein E6-like isoform X1; amino-acid sequence: MAPPPPKFFSLLFLLSLLLFSLQAQARESQFFSKVSSSNNNNVKESELTKTETPKTESPETELPKTESPVFKLEQEQEPTFIPETQNGYGLYGHESVQLPPSTTTNGEPYKYTPNNNNNNLPYTAEAEKQHNTKYPDRYNNHYNPNKNNYYYNGNKFEANPNGLSDTKFAESSYTTTTATPNNYQSNNNFEANPNGLSNTRFAQSSYTTTPSNYQYNNNFEANPNGLSDTRFAQSSYTTTPSNYQNNNNFEANPNGLSDTRFAQSSYTATPNNYQNNNYYNVEKQGMSDTRFLENGKYYYDPRSQSNYNQNQYGNSRVAESKNWYNNRGNYGNGNANQNTYNSMEEYQNEEEFQESEDQFVP